From the Dehalococcoidia bacterium genome, the window TCCGCCTCGAGCCGCTGGGCAGGGGCGAGGGGTTCCAGTTCGTGGACCAGATCGTGGGCGGGGCCATCCCCAAGCAGTTCATCCCTTCGGTGGAGAAGGGGGTGGTGGAGGCGATGCAGGAGGGGGTGCTGGCCCACTACCCCCTGGTGGATCTGAAGGTGACCCTCTTCGATGGCAAGGACCACCCGGTGGACTCCTCCGACATCGCCTTCAAGATCGCCGCCGCCCACGCCCTGCGCAAGGGCGCCCAGGACGCCCGCCCGGTGCTGCTGGAGCCCATCATGCGCATGCAGATAACCGTCCCCGACGCTTACACCGGCGACATCATCAGCGACCTGAACGGCAAGCGGGCACGGGTGCTGGGCACCAGCCCCGCCGGGCCGGGGCTGACCACCATTGAGGCGCTGGCGCCCCTGGCCGAGGTCCAGCGATATGCCGCCGACCTGCGCTCACTGACCCAGGGCCGCGGCCACTACACCATGACCTTCGATCACTACGAGGAGGTGCCCGCCCACATCGCCCAGCGGATCATCGAGCAGGCACAGAAGGAGCGCGAGGCCCAGCGGGCCTAGGCGCCACTCTCGGTGGCCAGGACGTCAGCGTCGGCGATCTTCCACTCGTTGCCGAACTTGCGCCACACCAGGCGGGCTGTGAAGCTGGTGGGGCCCAGGTATTTGACCTGGCTGACCCAGTCCTCCCCCTCCTGGCCCACGCTCTGGACCTCGTAGCCCTGGATCTGGACGGCCATACCCGCGCCGGCCGCTGCCTGTAGCTTCACCATCGCTTCGGGGGTGAGGTCGTTCATGAGCTGGCCGATGTCCATGGTCACCACCGCCTTGGAGAAGCGGTGCACCGCCTGCTCCACTTCCTGCTGGCTCATGAGCGCCTCCTTTGCGGCAAGTATGGGCTCCAACAGGGCACGATATGGCCCGCCCGCGCTCCCTGTCAATGCCCAGAGACGCGGGGCCGCAGGAGCCCTTCAGAACGTGCCGGGAGGCGGGGCCAAACGCCAGGGGCGCTCCCTCAGGAGCCGCAGTATGCCCCGCACGTCCTCCACCGCCGTCCGCACCACCTTCACGCGGCTGTCGTGGTCCTCCTGCCAGCGCACCGGCACCTCGGCGATGCGATAGCCGGCCCGCTCGGCGATGACCAGCAGCTCTGTGTCGAAGAACCAGTTGTCGTTGCGCAGCAGCGGCAGCAGAGCCCGGAAGGCGTCGGCCCGGGCTGCCTTGAAACCGCACTGAGCGTCGCTGAAGCGCACGCCCAGGGAGAGCTTCAGGAGCAACATGTAGCCGCGGGAGAGGGTCTCCCGCTTCAGAGAGCGGCGCACCTGGGCACCACGGGCCAGGCGGGTGCCCGTGGCCAGGTGAAACCCCTCCTCGGCCACAGCCCGCACCAGGGCGGGGAAGGCGGCGATGTCCGTGGAGAGGTCCACATCCATGTAAGAGACCACGTCGGCCTGCGACTGCCCCCAGGCCGTCTTGAGGGCGATGCCGCGCCCCTTGCGTTCGATGCGCAGGTAGTCCACGCCCGGCAGCTCACGGGCCAGGCGGTGGGCTACCTGGGGCGTGGCATCGGTAGAGGCGTTGTCGGCGATGACAATGCGCCAGCGGTAGGGGAAGCCCTCGGAGCTGAGAAAGCGGTGGAGCACTGGGACGTTGCGGGGCAGGTCTCGCTCCTCGTTGTAGACGGGTATCACCACGTCCACCGTGGTCATGGCCACAGTCCAGAATGGGGCAAGAACGGCCGATAAGTCTAGTGGCGGAAGTGGCGGACGCCGGTGAAGACCATGGCCAGGCCGTGGGCATCGGCCGCTCGCACCACCTCCTCGTCCCGCAGGGAGCCGCCGGGCTGCACGATGGCGCTGATGCCCGCCCGTGCCGCCTCCTCCACCGAGTCCGGGAAGGGGAAGAAGGCATCCGAAGCCAGGACCGCCCCCTGCGCCCGCTGGCCGGCCGCGTCCACCGCCAGACGCACGCTCTGGACGCGGTTGGGCTGCCCCGCGCCGACCCCCAGGAGCGCCCTGTCCTTGGCTACAACGATGGCGTTGGAACGGACGTGCTTGCAGGCCTTCCAGGCGAAGCGCAGGTCCACCAGCTCCTGCTCGGTGGGGGCACGCCGGGTCACCACCTGAAGCTGGATGTCGTCGTCGGGGTAGGCATCCGGCTCTTGCACCAGGAGCCCACCGGAGACGTGCCGATAGGTAAGGGCGTCCCGCGGCGGCGTGGGCACCTCCAGGATGCGCAGATTGGGGCTGCGGCGCAGGACGGCCAGGGCGTTCTGGTCATAGCCCGGCGCGACGATGACTTCCAGGAAGAGTCTCTGGCCGCTGGTGGGATGCTTGGCCTCGCGGACGGCCTCGGCCAGGGCGGCGTCCACCGGGCGGTTGACGGCCACGATGCCCCCGAAGGCGGACACTGGGTCCCCCAGGAAGGCCAGACGGAAGGCCTCGGCCAGGTCGTCGCGGGAGGCCAGGCCGCAGGGATTGGCATGCTTGATGATGGCCACCGTCGGCTCGCGGAAGTCGCACACCGCCGCCCAGGCAGCGTCGGCATCCATGATGTTGTTGTAGGAGAGCTCCTTGCCGTGGAGCTGACGGGCGGCCACGATGCCCGTCGGCCCTCCCAAAGTCACCTCGCGATAGAGGGCGGCCCGCTGGTGCGGGTTCTCGCCGTATCGCAGGTCCATGGTCTTCTCCAGGGCCACGGTGAGCTGGCGAGGGAAGGGGTCGGCATCGCCCCGCAGGTAGCGAGCGATGACGGTGTCGTAGGCGGCCACGTGCTGGAAGGCCTTGGCGGCCAGGCGCCGTCGCTCTTCCAGAGGGACCTCGCCCATACGCAACATCTCCAGCACCGGCTCGTAGTCGTCCGGGTCTACCAGAACGACGACGAAGGGGAAGTTCTTGGCAGCGGCCCGCAACAGCGTTGGCCCGCCGATATCTATCTGCTCCAGCACGTCGTCCAGCGAGACATCGGTCCGGGAGGCGGTCTCGGCGAAGGGGTAAAGGTTGACGCAGACCAGGTCGATGGGGGGAATTTCGCTGCGGCGGAGCTCCTCCATGTGCTCGGGGCGGTCGCGGCGGGCGAGGATGCCGGCGTGGACGAAGGGGTGGAGGGTCTTGACGCGGCCGTCCAGGATCTCGGGGAAGCCGGTGAGGGAGGAGATAGAGAGGACGGGGAGGCCGGTCTCGAGGAGGTGGCGCTGGGTGCCGCCGGTGGAGTAGATATCGAAGCCCAGCTCGGCCAGCCCCAACGCCAGCCCCTTCACCCCCCGCTTATCCGAAACAGAAATCAGCGCGATCATCATCCGGATACAAGATTCAAGATCTTGTCCCAGGCCACCTTTCCCTCCTTGCAAAAACTCGCCTCAGCCTCTCGAAGCAGATCCTCAAAGGGAGCCTGCATATCCGCAGTGTACAAGGGCGCAAGGGCGGCACATACGTCGAGCAACTTCTTGTAGAAGTCCCGGTCACCGGTGACTTCAGCCCAGAAATCTTTGCTGGCAAGATGTTCCACACCCTCTTTGAAGGCCGGTTTGCGCCGACCATATGCGAAGGCGATCTTCTTTATGACCCTTACTTTGTCTTGCCGCAGTCTCCGCTCGGCTGAATCCAGGTCGTTTTTGGCAGTTCGATAGCTTGACGAGTTGAACCCTTTCGCCCCTGACTTGATAACATACAGGCGAGCTACATCGTCGTCCCTGATATCTAAATCCACTTCCCCGCCTCCCGCAGGCTTTACGCCCCCCGACATGATTTTGGCCACAGCTTCAAAGAAGGGGCCGAAGTAACCTTCGGCGCTGGCGCTGACATAGTCCTGCAAGGCGCGGCGCACCAAGTCTTCGCACGACTCAATGCCGCTGGCCCTGTAGAGGTAAGGGTTCTTATTGCGCAAGATGTCCCGCAACCGAAGCGACTTGAGCTTGGCAGCAAATGGATGCGCAAAGGTATCTTCAAACGCTCGCACCAACCGAGCGGCCCTATCTGGGTCAACTCCTGCCAGATTTGCCACCTGTTCGATGATCTGCTCCCTATCTACGCCTTCCGCCACACTATCACGTCCTCAAAGAAGTCGTCGGCGCGGCGGCCGGTGCGACGGTTCACGTGCCGCTTGATGCGAT encodes:
- a CDS encoding glycosyltransferase family 2 protein, with amino-acid sequence MTTVDVVIPVYNEERDLPRNVPVLHRFLSSEGFPYRWRIVIADNASTDATPQVAHRLARELPGVDYLRIERKGRGIALKTAWGQSQADVVSYMDVDLSTDIAAFPALVRAVAEEGFHLATGTRLARGAQVRRSLKRETLSRGYMLLLKLSLGVRFSDAQCGFKAARADAFRALLPLLRNDNWFFDTELLVIAERAGYRIAEVPVRWQEDHDSRVKVVRTAVEDVRGILRLLRERPWRLAPPPGTF
- a CDS encoding PmeII family type II restriction endonuclease, encoding MAEGVDREQIIEQVANLAGVDPDRAARLVRAFEDTFAHPFAAKLKSLRLRDILRNKNPYLYRASGIESCEDLVRRALQDYVSASAEGYFGPFFEAVAKIMSGGVKPAGGGEVDLDIRDDDVARLYVIKSGAKGFNSSSYRTAKNDLDSAERRLRQDKVRVIKKIAFAYGRRKPAFKEGVEHLASKDFWAEVTGDRDFYKKLLDVCAALAPLYTADMQAPFEDLLREAEASFCKEGKVAWDKILNLVSG
- the purH gene encoding bifunctional phosphoribosylaminoimidazolecarboxamide formyltransferase/IMP cyclohydrolase, with amino-acid sequence MIALISVSDKRGVKGLALGLAELGFDIYSTGGTQRHLLETGLPVLSISSLTGFPEILDGRVKTLHPFVHAGILARRDRPEHMEELRRSEIPPIDLVCVNLYPFAETASRTDVSLDDVLEQIDIGGPTLLRAAAKNFPFVVVLVDPDDYEPVLEMLRMGEVPLEERRRLAAKAFQHVAAYDTVIARYLRGDADPFPRQLTVALEKTMDLRYGENPHQRAALYREVTLGGPTGIVAARQLHGKELSYNNIMDADAAWAAVCDFREPTVAIIKHANPCGLASRDDLAEAFRLAFLGDPVSAFGGIVAVNRPVDAALAEAVREAKHPTSGQRLFLEVIVAPGYDQNALAVLRRSPNLRILEVPTPPRDALTYRHVSGGLLVQEPDAYPDDDIQLQVVTRRAPTEQELVDLRFAWKACKHVRSNAIVVAKDRALLGVGAGQPNRVQSVRLAVDAAGQRAQGAVLASDAFFPFPDSVEEAARAGISAIVQPGGSLRDEEVVRAADAHGLAMVFTGVRHFRH